Proteins from a single region of Bacteroidia bacterium:
- a CDS encoding type II toxin-antitoxin system prevent-host-death family antitoxin: MITTTISEFRKDIKRYLNRVTQNFETLIINRGKDAGVVIISLEEYNSLQATQHELSSEANAKRVDSAIAKFKEGKAFSIELLILN, from the coding sequence ATGATTACTACCACAATTTCGGAATTCAGAAAGGACATCAAGCGTTACCTCAACAGGGTCACGCAGAATTTTGAGACGCTGATCATTAATCGTGGTAAGGATGCCGGGGTCGTCATAATTTCCCTTGAAGAATACAACTCCCTTCAAGCCACGCAACACGAACTTTCATCCGAGGCCAACGCCAAGAGAGTGGATTCGGCTATCGCCAAGTTTAAGGAGGGCAAGGCCTTCTCCATAGAATTGCTAATTTTGAATTGA